A stretch of DNA from Ranitomeya variabilis isolate aRanVar5 chromosome 1, aRanVar5.hap1, whole genome shotgun sequence:
atatacatataatctatatttttttttttttttttttcattcattgatCAGAAGTTGATAAAATACAGTAATACGTATATTTTGTTAATTTGGGTCTTTTCATAAATTGTCATTTGTTGTAATTATTGTGTTTTTGTGTTTTCTCCGTAGCTTTCGAAGACAAATGCACAATTTCATAAACTGTTCAAGGATGTACCGAAGGATGAGATGTTAAAAGAAAGTAAGTATGAAGCTAACATAAGTGTGGCATTATTTGTAGtatcttgaaaaaaaataaataaataaataaaatcctggagctgcagcacatgCATATCTGTTGGCCGACGACAATTTCACCCAACGTCCCTGTGCACATGAATTGCTGACTTGGCCGAGCCATCATGTGTTTTTGTTTAAAAAGTGAGGAGAAGGCCTCTGCCAGACAGGTGAGTGAGGTGTGTAATATCAAACTGCTCAGCCTGTACTCCCCCCAACGTCTGTCAGGGAGGAATCTGGAAGCCCCATAGAGAGTAGATTGTCTGCTCCTATTGGAAGGATCAACCAACTTTCCCACGGGTTGGCGATACACACTGACTTCAAGTACGCAATTCTACAAAAACATCTCTGCAGCTTGCTGTCGCTTGCCTATTTTAGAGCTATGATTTTTGGGGGTTAATAAAACTGCCTAGTTGCAGACAATTCGCTTTTTGATTTACTTTACAGTTTATGGCAAGTGTGACTTGTAACCAATGACAGAAAATCCAACACATCTGGAACCATATACAGCTGTGCTGCAGGATCATAATTGAAACACACCATCATAGGAAATCATTAGATCCACTATTGCGTCTCTGATTTCAGTGATGCACAAGACGTGGCGCCGTGTAGCCCTAGCCTTATTGTGTGTGATGCCTATGGAATTGTCTTCAACCTTCCTAGATTTAGAGAGGATTCATCCAATTTGCCAAACAGCATGGAATAAATTACAGATGATCATTATATGGCATTTAAGTGTTTTTATGCAAGGTTTGATTGTGAATAACAAGTTTGTGTCTGGCTATATAAGCTGCAACCAGATACGCCTCAAATATATTGTACCCACAAAATACACGTAAAGTTAACTGAATAATTTAACTGTAAGATGTTAAAATTTTAGTTGTCATTCTTCACTAAAAACCACTATTGCCcacttttaaactttttttttttcttttttctttttttctctctcgccTTTTCAAGGTTTTACCTGTGCGTTACAGAAAGAAATATTGTATCAGGGAAAGTTATACATTTCAGAGAATTGGATTTGTTTTCATTCAAAGGTTTTTGGGAAGGACACAAAGGTAAAGAGCCCTTGTTCACCTTTTTAAAATtttatatgacatatatatatatttgagtaaaTGATTCACAGAAGAATGTTTGTTTTCTTCAGATTGGCATTCCAACTTTAGCTGTAACAGTGATCAAGAAAACAAAAACAGCTCTACTTGTGCCAAATGCCTTGGTTATTGCTACAGTAACCGATAGGGTAAGTAGTTTACAATTTTCTTTTCCAAGTAGGCAAATCCACAGTCCGTTCTAGTAGTTGTGTTGTAAAGGGGGAGGGGGGTGAAGGCGTTCACAAAATCTTTATGTACACATTGACTGAAAATCCCTACTCAATTTATGCTTCTGTAGATTTTGCCCTTTGCAAATGCCCATCTGCCTGGATTAATACTATCTGTTTAGATACCCTCATATTGTACTTTCAGTTGCTAAAGTGATGAATTAAACTTCTCACAATTTTTATTTTGCAGTTCATATTTGTGTCTCTGATGTCACGTGATTCTACCTACAAGTTAATCAAATCTATGTGCAGCCATTTAGATGTAAGTATATGAACCAGTTACTTATGCTATCTGATATTGCTCAATCTTTGATAGGCTTTGGATGGGACAAGGATATGATCTTGGGAGAAGCTTTTAATATGTATACATTTTAAGTTTGATTTTATTTATATTGGGTTGTTAAAGGCTGTGAATGTTTTGTATGATTATATAGATGTACATACAATTGCATTTACTGGCTCTTGACCTCATCGTTGCCCTTCTAAGGAGTCCATGAATATAATTTGCCCATCAACTTTCAAGATGGTGTCAGGAGGAAATAATCAATTTCGCCATAGGTGCTGTGAAATAATCTAGGTATCTCTTTCCAAAATCTTGTagcttggctctttttttttttttttttcctaattgaaTTAGAAGCTGGAGTGTTGCTTCTAATTCAAGGTCCTTGACCCTAGTCTGCTACTTACCTTTCGTCCCCTTCAGCTTCTATCACCGCCGCTCCCATCTGTCTTCGGCAGTTTGACCTTCAGGATCGTTTCAGTGTTTGGAGCGACCCAGAGGCCACAACTCAGTACAAGTCTGAGGGATTAGTTCTGATTCCCATAGACTTTCATATTGAGAGCATGTGatgtagcttctaacttctggccagtctgaagctgtggtcacaagatggtgccACTGGACCGGGGCGactcaaaaataaaaaagtgaagatGGTGGTGGGCAAGTATAAGACACGAGACAGGCCAGACCACTCCTGCACTAGGGCAAAAAAaacctggagtggtgctttaaggctgAGTTCACGCTaggtgtttttttttgcctttttatgctaattttcagctgctttttacaataccagcaaagcccatgagatctcagaaatctcatgtacagtTTTTGGTGTTTGTCATCGgtgttttgtgctttgcatgtttttttggacatgGATAATGTCACTTTTCAGCATTTTGAATACGTGGTGAAAAAACATTGAGATAACGCAGTTATCGtggtttgctgcgtttttttggtaaCATCTGATTCAAAGGAATAGCACATTTTGGGGGGGTTCAAcagtaaactttatcagcatgcacaagagacaaatataGCATGCCAAAAAACGCAGTTTTTTTTTtgtagcttctttcctgccaagtgataaggttttgttgcagaaaagaaACTCTAAAAATTCCTTTAGGGAAAGTGTACACTAAGCATTTTTTTTCAAAGACCATCAAATTTGGCCAAAGGCAGTCAATCTGATTAAAACAAAAGAACCTCTTCACACCCGTTATATCACCCGCTGGTCTTTGTTTACGTGGCTACAGGAATTAAAAGCCTGTATAAAGAAGTGACTGCTGCAAGCAATTACTGGCCTGAACGGTGTGCATCACAAGACTGCAGAAGCCAGTGATCACGTGTAGGGGTAACCCATGTAGACTAGCCTGGCACATCATGACTGCAGGCAAACATGGTTGGCAAAATCGCTAGAGTAGGACTATAAAACTGGTGATTTTAATGATCTCAGAAAAACAATTTTTAAGATCTGTATTACTGTTAGCAGATTGAAAAATGGTTTAACTTCCAAGGCTGAAAACAAATAATCTAGTGCTGCTCTTGGTGGAAATGTGGATACAATCGCACTGAAACTTGGCAATGCAGTGTAAGCGAATTAACAGTGCCGTTCTGTAATACTTCACTGTAATGTTTCATTCCAGAATCCAGACTGTTTAGCTCACAGAATGGATATAATTGTGTTCACTTCTCTCCTGAGACCAAGTCTGTATGGGTTCTTGGACCCTGATGGCAAACAACAGATATTGGATAATTTTGTATAACTTGATTGTACATTTATTGAATGTTAACTACACCTTTTTTTGTGTGAATCAACAATAATGAAGAAATACTGTTCCAACCATATTTGAGTGTCTAACTGTTTGGCTGTTCTCCCTCTGCCACTTGGTTCAAGCCAACAGGGTGGCACGGTGGCAGTAACCACTCACTACACAGTGAGCAATGTTGTAATTGCGCTCATTGACTGACAATGTTTCGCAGCATGTGTGCTGAGCAAGAAGTTACTGAAATGGTCAGTACGGACTGCTCATTGCTTCTGTGCCACCCAGTTGACTGAAGCCTGAGTTGATTAAACTCCTTGCCCCCTTAACTTAGCCATGGACAGAGCTAGTAGTGGCATAATGACATGTAGGCTATGGGAGGTAAAGTATAGTAGAAGAAGCAGATATGCGCATGGCTGGAGGCTCGAAACATGTATTGCTCAATTACACTGGTAATTACACTTCTAAGGATTTTATAGATTGCACCACTCTATTAAGAAAATAAGGGATAACATAAAATAATTATTACGTTTAATATGCTCGTCATTTGTCACTGGTAATGTCATGATTTTATCAGCTAAAACTATGTAGTAAAATGACAGATTACGGCTGATGGCAGAAATGGCTTCACAGGGAATTGAACCCCCGGTGAGTAAGGCAGAGCAGAACTGTGCATACGTACATAATTACAGTCAGGGTGTAGTAGCTCAGAAAATCTTGTCATGTTTTGCAGCTGCCAGGCCTGAGGCTAGTCACATTTCACCACAACGTTCTGCAATACACTGTTGTTTGCCTTAAAATGTTATTTTCCttttggctgtgtgcacatgatgcagaatttgtgcgggtccgcagcggatttttccgcacagaaacgccgcagttccgcacagtgatttacagtacaatgtaaatccatagggaaaaaaaatgctgtgctaatggtgcggaaaaatccgcactgaaTCCGCTGCGGATTGAAAAGTGCATGCCACTTCTTTTGtgctgaactgcagcgtttctgcacccttccattatagaaatccacagtggtAAAAACAGCAGAAAATCCGCATTTattcagcatcaaaaccgcacaaaatccacacctgcggtttctgccaggagatgcggattttgtgcggataatTATGCACCCCGATctccaacgtgtgcacatagccttagtgttgttTAAGGATAACcagttaattattattttttttttttattattagaatGTTAGCACCGGAAACAGTCCAAATCCTTCTTCCGAACGTAGTTACAGAGGAGAACGTCCTACATCATTTCCTCTCGTAAGTGACAGGTTATCGACACTGTATAATGCTGAGACTTTCCACTAAAATTTGTCATTTTCAGGCTATACTTGTCGTCATTTTTGTAACTGAATGAACTGGATGACTATGTAACAAATGTATCTTGCAGATAGCAGTTCGTTTTTGCAGCCTGCAGATCTACCATATATTAACTTCCCCCTTCCCTGACAATGGCATCATTTTTGGCATCATTTGTACAGTTTTGACTGGCATTTGGATTTAAAAAAATTATAGtaaaatgtattaaaactatttcaaaattaataaaataaaactataaaatctACAAAAAATATCCGctatcccttaaaaaaaaaattgaaacacaaaatccacataaatttGCCTGTCGGTAGCCCAGGCTTTAAAATGGTATTGGTGTCCATTACTCAGTTTCTGTAATACCAATAGAAGTGAATTaaaaatgccacatgcacaaaTGCCTCCAGTCATTGTCTGTTACAGGACCTTACACTGTTTTGCATGCTAAACTGATCAGATCATGATTAAGAACTGAATAAAGCTGCTTTCTTTATCAACTTGGTTGTAAAGAGATTACGCCATTTTATAGATTAGCGAAATTTTAAATGTTAATTTCCATTACTGGCAAGGGTGCGTTACAAAAAGTATATGCTCCATAGAAATGAATCTTTGCTGACACATGATGGTGCCTAATCCTAAATAGCATCATGCCAGGGGGGAAATACAATTCCCCCAGAGCTAAGAGACAGCTTTCTCTTAATGATACAGTAAAGGTagcttcacacttagcgacgctgcagcgatacagacaacgatgccgatcgctgcagcgtcgctgtttggtcgctggagagctgtcacacagctctccagcgaccaacgatgccgaggtccccgggtaaccagggtaaacatcgggttgctaagcgcagggccgcgcttagtaacccgatgtttaccctggttaccagtgtaaaatgtaaaaaaacaaacagtacatactcaccttcgtcccccggcgtccgcttccctgcactgactgagcgccggccctaacagcagagcggtgatgtcaccgctgtgctgtacttttactttacggccagcgctcagtcagtgcaggaagtggatggtgagggacgtgaaggtgagtatgtactgtttggtttttttacttttacgatggtaaccagggtaaacatcgggttactaagcgcggccctgcgcttagtaacctgatatttaccctggttaccattgtaaaacatcgctggtatcgttgcttttgctgtcaaacacaacgatacactgcaatctgacgaccaaataaagttctgaactttaaccaacgaccagcgatatcacagcaggatcctgatcgctgctgcctgtcaaacacaacgatatcgctatgcaggacgctgcaacgtcacggatcgctagcgatatcgtttagtgtgaaggtaccttaagtctgtctaAGGCCTCGTTCAGAAGatccgtatttggtcagtatttacatcagtatttgtaagccacaaccaggagtgggtgataaatacagatgtgGTGAAGTGTTTCTATTGTCCTTTTCCTCTGACTATTCccctcctggttctggcttacactGATGTAAGCTGCTGATCATGGCCTAACCAGCTCATACAGAGTACACCGCTGACACTTTGTGAATACAAGTGTAGGGGGAGGAGATCAGAACTGTCATTACATACGCCGCTCTGCATCTATCCTGGGCATTGAGGAATAATGCCCTGGTACATGGAATAGATGTAGAGCAATGTATGTAACACTCCGCAGCTCTCACTTCTCGGCACTGACCGTGACCAAGAGGCTTAGAACTGGCCTTATTTGTGTGGTTGGACACATCAGTATTACCACATCACACAGATCTCACTGTAATGTTTATGATGATTTGGCCAGCTTAggatacattcacatttgcgttgtgcgccgcagcgtcggcgccgcaacgcacaacgcaaacaaaaacgcagcaaaacgcatgcacaacgctgcgttttgtgccgcatgcgtcctttttttgattgatttttggacgcagcaaaaatgcaacttgctgcgtcctctgcgcccggacgcgtgcgccgcagggatgcatgcggcgcaaaacgcaagtgcgacgcatgtccatgcgcccccatgttaaatataggggcgcatgacgcatgcggcgacgctgcggcgcccaacgctgcggcgcagaccggaaatgtgaacgtagacttagcttgtaaaaaaaaaagtgaatgtcCTGTTTAACCTCTTCCCAATATTCATCGTACACTTAGCGCATTGAGAAGTGCATTTTCACAAACTATTGTACATGTATTACCAGGCTAAGTAATGAGTCATCCCGCTGTGGTGGCCTGTAAGGTACTGACATAAGTAGGACCTGACACACCTCCTGTCTGTGTAAGACTGACCTATCTAATACCCTGCAATATataagcattgcagagtatttCACCAGCAGTGCAATCAGAAAAGTGATAATTGATGTCTCATAtttggacaaagtaaaaaaaaaaaaaaatctaaattttgtcAAAATATAAAAGTATGAAATAGAGTGTTTTTACTTGCAAAACACTTGTAAAAATGGAATTGGACACACAATTGGGCAGcggagagcaggctgtcaatcagcttGACACCAGTAGTtccaccctgtcaacaggaagacaaATTGCCATTGTGTTGACGTGGCGTCAGTTACTGCTCTGTGTCGGCGGTGAATGATGCTTGGCATAACAGATAGATATCAACTGCCTACtagtgctaataataataataataatattattaatttttttttttttttaaatcacggaTATCCCATATTATGCTTAATAATTTGAGGTTGTGAGGGTCCAACACACTGCCTGGGTCCAACACACTGTCTAGTTCCAACAGATGGATTGGTGTACAATCTGCGTTATCAACACAGTAGCCCCACACAATACTTGATGGCCATAGAAGAGTACTGTGCTTCAGCTTCCATTGAAGTGAATGTACTGCTGTACTAAGCAGCAGCCACTAAGCAAAGTAGAGGTCTACTGTATTCGGCCCATACATCGCGTAGTTCAGGCCACTGCTGAAACTCCATAAATCTTTTGAGATGGTTCCTCAATTATTGAGATTTAGACAACCCACTTAACTACTTATGGGgcacatgtctccagaagcacaagctggacgTTATGTATTGGGCACTAAAAtaacatatttgcaattttcagtctGTAACATCCACTGTGCTCTAATATTTGAAAAATACCAGTggggtcaaaatagtcactacactcTTAGGCAATTTTCCTTGAGTGTAATTTCCAAAACATGGTAACCTGCTTGGTGTTTCAGCTAATGTGGCAGCTTAGGGACTCTGCATTTGCCCCCCAGATATTACTCCAGGAAACTGTGCCCCTAAAGCTAAACAGCAATGCTACTCGTCTGAgccatgccatgtgcccaaacagtagtgtgTGACTATATATAGTGTATTGCCGTATTTGGGAGAAATGGTGTAATAATTTAGAGCACTTTTTTTCTTATTGGCCATGGTATCTAAATCCACTTATTGTAACAAATGTCAGTTTTCATTTTCACACCGCTCAGTGGTAAAGAGATCTGAGGGAGGGGTAAAAATGTGCATTGCACACGGTTAAGAGGTCCCTGAGGGTTGTAGTTCACAAAATGGGGCCACTTTGATGGTTGTCTGCTGTCCTTGCACACCAGGAGCATTGTAAGTGGCATTTGCAAGCTCTGACTACCAAATTTGTGTTCCACAAGCTAAATAGTGATTCTAGCCTTTGGAGCCCTTGTTGTGTCCAAATAGTAGTTTCTGTCAACATATTATATTGGCTGCATTTGGGAAAAACTGCTTTAAAAACTTTGGTTTCCACTTCCttctattcttgtgaaaataaaaaataattgtggcaaaaacataattttttttttttttttgttcccatgACCCAGCATTATAAAATTCAGTGAAGCACCAGTGGATTCAAAAAGCTCAccacacccctagattaatttttTAGATAATAGTTTttgaaatggggtcactagtgggggtttTTCTGCTATTCTGACACCTTGGGGGCCTGCAAACCAGAAGACAAGTTTGCTCTCCAAAAACAAAGTGTTTCTTCCTTTTACAAGCTCTATTgtgtccccaaacagtggtttctaaACACATGGGCTATTGCCACGTTTGGGAGAATTTGTTTGACATATTTTGGGggccattttctcccgttaccctatCTGAAAAATATTAATTTGTGGCTAAagcattttaaaatgtaaaaatgatttgATTTTTCACATGCCAAAGTTAATAAACTTGTGACACAACCAAGTCAAAAAGGGTCAGTgcaagatgaattccttgaggggtgtagttttcaaaatggcatCCCTTTTAtaggggatttctgctgttttgtcCCTCTTGGGTGGGCTGTGCTAATCTGACAGGGTGCCCAGAATTGCAGCCTCAGTTGCGCTTTAAAGGGCAAATCGTGCTTTTATCTTCTGTGCCGTGTGTCCAAACAATAGATTCTGGCCACATTTGGGGCATCTGTGtgttcagtagaaattgctgaacacATTTTTTTGGTGTAGTCCCTCTCATTACAGGttgtgagaataaaaaataaatacaattggtGCTAAACTTGTATCCCTTCTAACATTCTAATGCAATTAAAAGGGCATTTCAAAAATGATCTGATTTTCTAAGTACATATTGGACCTGAAACATATCAGCTTAAATTGTACTTAACTTCTGTCAGTGGCTGCCTTATttatgtaagtctacgttcacatttgcggtctgcgccgcagcatcggtcgccgcatgcgtcatgcgcctctATAATTAACAtgtgggcgcatggacatgcgttgcacttgcgttttgcgacgcatgcgtcactgcggcgcacgcgtccgggcgcagaggacgcagcaagttgcatttttgctgcgtccaaaatcaaccaaaaaaaggacgcatgcgtcgcaaaacgcagcgttttgcatgcgttttgctgcgtttttgtttgcgttgtgcgttgcgtcgccgacgctgcggcgcacaacgcaaatgtgaacgtagccttagaaaaacATTGGACAACTGCAGAGTCGGTCTGATTTTACTAAACACTTAAAGACCTTTTCTGCAGTTTTGCGACTACAAGGCCAAAGGACTTCGTGTCGGAATTTCCAGCCTGAGCGATACCATAACCCACCATGGCCCCCTCATTGTGAAAGCATGAGATCTTGCGCTTTGAACTAAACCAGCACTGCTGCATCATTTACTAAGCAGTGAACTATTGGTGAAATCATTAAAGCGGTTACAGATTGGTAACTGAACTAAACCAGCACAACTGCAACACTAAAGTGCAAGATCTCCAGGTTTCACAATGAGGGGCACCATGGTGGGTTGTGGAAGTCTGCTTTGCATGCCAGAGCTCCAAAACCTGGAAGTTTGGTCTTTTGCAAGAAAGTTGGGTCCTTTGGCCTGATGTGAGGGACACTTGTCAGCATTTTTTGATAATGTTTAGAAAAATCAGTCtgatttttattaaattaaaaaggGCTGCCACAGATGGAACATTTTGTTCTAAATGTAAAAATGATCAATGTTGCATACCATTGCTCAAGAAAGGgttcatttttatcattttttttttttttgtgtaattttAGGACTTCAGTGTAGATTTTTCAGAAATTGATGGTTTGGTGCAACACCGGAGAAAGGATATGGAAGAATACAGCAGCACTGGCTCTCAAACCCCAGAGTCTGAAAATTCTCAAGGTTGGTGTAATTTTACTCTTGAGTTACTCTTGACATTTAAGAGGTAACTGTAGTTACCAGTTAATAAAAGCAGCGAGTGATGGtatgtcttaaaaaaaataaatagaaaaaatttGCATGCTCCAAAAGATCTAAAGTGATTTTGGACCAATTGAAGTGCAGCATATTATGTAGAGGCTTGCTGTTCTTGTAAACAAATTGACCCAAATACTTTTGTCTGGCAACTTAATAAAGTGCTATCAAGTCAGTCTGCCGTGGTCTGATGATACGAACACACTTGTGAAGGCAATATAAGGAGTCCCTGGAATACATCTCCAGCTGCCTCTGCCACCAGTGATTGACATTCTGCTATGCATCTTTCTAACGCTGTCCAATGCCTTCGGTTTGGGCATATTAATGGTCATGTAATCAATCCTGGACAGATTATATAAACCTGAACATATAAATGGTCTGACATTAGTGAAGTTTTATAGAGTACAGCTATGTGAGGTGTGTATTGTGTCCTGGTTATTCCTTGTTAACTAAAGTACTTTGTCAATGAAGACCGTGATGAACAAGTCTCGAAAGGGAGAGCATTATTTTAAAAAGTGCCAAGTAATTAGAGCATTTTCTTACCTTGTGGGTCAGTAATAACTGCTGATTTTAATAAATATTAAGTTTCTACAGCAGTTTGTTTCCATAGCTCACATAACGTTGGTTGAGTAAGCACACCATTGTCTCAAAGCACTTACGCCTACTCACTGCAGTGATGCTTACGTGGCATTAAATGCAAAACCATCACACTAGTGATCttgtatggcttttttttttttttgcttttccataGGCCTCTCAAGAAAAAGGTGAAGGGGGTGGGGAGACCGTTACTGGGAAGTACTCCTCAGACCAGTAAGA
This window harbors:
- the GRAMD2B gene encoding GRAM domain-containing protein 2B isoform X4, whose amino-acid sequence is MKNDMMKLERKKSTSQLSKTNAQFHKLFKDVPKDEMLKESFTCALQKEILYQGKLYISENWICFHSKVFGKDTKIGIPTLAVTVIKKTKTALLVPNALVIATVTDRFIFVSLMSRDSTYKLIKSMCSHLDNVSTGNSPNPSSERSYRGERPTSFPLDFSVDFSEIDGLVQHRRKDMEEYSSTGSQTPESENSQEFQELEKNIISTPMSLENPLNASDKVKVTEESVVYRSLFRRVNFQQVASLNGLLFFYAILVCLLIFSTFYMQSRILYLEERLSYLSSARDTALKEWSLQQGVGSWQVNAHAICEELTANLAKLDQIQRNLQQLLENEN